From a region of the Candidatus Acidiferrales bacterium genome:
- the xseA gene encoding exodeoxyribonuclease VII large subunit — protein MSYELFENIRGAEEPQSSVSEERILKVKDLLRLSKSVLERNFPEVIVEGEISNFKKHVPSGHLYFTLKDDEAQVRVVMWRSDAAQVRFDLGDGMKILVKGKISIYEPRGDFQLYALSILPVGQGALQLAFDQLKKKLEDEGLFSEDHKKPLPEFPERIGVVTSLEGAAIRDIISIINRRFPLVELVIYPVKVQGDGAAEEIAEAIVNLNRVSNTDVIIVGRGGGSLEDLWAFNEEVVARAIYDSRIPVISAVGHQVDFTIADFVADVRAATPSAAAELVVPDKFKVLYSVQSLLRGITKSVEQRLHELSLELDKLTHHYALRQPASLVDQRSQFVDDLTRRMQAETEHFIKGRYEKLASVISHLTALSPQAVLKRGYAFVEGSRGVIGSVKKIEVGENAKIHLHDGTLDSQITGKYEQVEGSARREREG, from the coding sequence ATGAGCTATGAACTGTTCGAAAATATCCGCGGCGCAGAAGAACCGCAATCCTCGGTATCCGAAGAGCGGATTCTAAAGGTAAAAGATCTGTTGCGGCTTTCGAAGAGTGTTCTCGAGCGAAATTTCCCGGAAGTCATTGTCGAAGGAGAGATTTCGAATTTCAAGAAACACGTGCCGTCGGGGCATCTATACTTTACGTTAAAAGACGATGAAGCACAGGTCCGCGTGGTGATGTGGCGGTCTGATGCGGCCCAGGTGCGGTTCGACCTCGGCGACGGCATGAAAATTCTCGTTAAAGGAAAAATCTCTATCTATGAGCCGCGTGGAGATTTTCAATTGTACGCGTTAAGCATTTTGCCGGTGGGGCAGGGGGCGCTGCAGCTTGCGTTCGACCAGCTGAAGAAGAAGCTGGAGGACGAAGGACTCTTTAGCGAAGACCATAAGAAGCCGCTGCCCGAATTTCCGGAACGAATCGGCGTCGTCACTTCACTTGAAGGTGCCGCAATTCGCGACATCATCAGTATTATCAACAGGAGATTTCCTCTGGTGGAGCTTGTCATTTATCCTGTCAAGGTTCAGGGAGACGGTGCAGCGGAAGAGATAGCTGAAGCGATTGTTAATCTAAACAGGGTGTCGAATACCGATGTAATCATTGTTGGAAGAGGCGGAGGAAGTCTGGAAGATCTCTGGGCCTTTAACGAAGAGGTCGTGGCGCGCGCAATTTACGACAGCAGAATTCCGGTTATCAGCGCCGTCGGCCATCAGGTTGATTTTACGATCGCAGATTTTGTTGCGGACGTTCGGGCGGCAACTCCGAGTGCGGCGGCAGAATTGGTCGTGCCGGACAAGTTCAAAGTTCTCTACAGTGTGCAGTCACTGTTGCGCGGGATAACAAAGTCTGTCGAACAGAGACTGCACGAGCTCTCTCTGGAACTTGACAAATTAACTCATCATTATGCGCTCCGACAGCCTGCGTCGCTCGTTGATCAAAGATCGCAGTTTGTCGACGACTTGACGAGGAGAATGCAAGCTGAGACGGAACACTTCATTAAAGGAAGATATGAGAAATTAGCCTCCGTAATTTCACACCTTACTGCGCTTAGTCCTCAGGCAGTCCTGAAGCGGGGATATGCTTTCGTCGAGGGTTCGCGCGGTGTCATCGGATCGGTCAAAAAGATCGAAGTCGGAGAAAATGCAAAGATACATTTGCATGATGGAACGCTCGATTCACAAATCACAGGAAAATATGAGCAAGTCGAAGGTTCAGCTCGCAGGGAACGAGAAGGCTAA